One window from the genome of Toxotes jaculatrix isolate fToxJac2 chromosome 17, fToxJac2.pri, whole genome shotgun sequence encodes:
- the adi1 gene encoding 1,2-dihydroxy-3-keto-5-methylthiopentene dioxygenase translates to MGIEAWYMDSSDEDQRKAHRLNPNQPVSMDELKGLGVFYWKLNADIYETDPELERIRKDQGYSYTDIITIHKDTLPNYEDKLKMFYEEHLHLDDEIRYILDGQAYFDVRDKEDRWIRIAMSKGDLITLPAGIYHRFTLDETNYTKAMRLFVGEPVWKAYNRPADDFEIRQKYMASLQGS, encoded by the exons ATGGGTATAGAGGCCTGGTACATGGACAGCTCTGATGAGGACCAAAGGAAAGCGCACAGACTGAACCCAAACCAGCCTGTGTCCATGGACGAGTTAAAGGGGCTCGGCGTATTTTACTGGAAG ctgaaTGCTGACATCTATGAGACAGACCCAGAGCTGGAGCGGATCCGCAAAGACCAAGGCTACTCCTACACGGACATCATCACTATTCACAAGGACACACTGCCCAACTATGAGGACAAG CTGAAGATGTTCTATGAGGAGCACCTGCACTTGGATGATGAGATCCGCTACATCCTGGACGGCCAGGCCTACTTTGACGTCAGGGACAAGGAGGACCGGTGGATCCGAATTGCCATGAGCAAAGGAGACCTGATCACCCTACCGGCAGGCATCTACCACCGCTTCACCCTGGATGAGACC AACTACACTAAAGCCATGAGGCTGTTCGTCGGGGAGCCTGTGTGGAAGGCCTACAACCGTCCGGCCGATGACTTTGAAATCCGTCAGAAGTACATGGCGTCTCTGCAGGgatcctga